One region of Carassius gibelio isolate Cgi1373 ecotype wild population from Czech Republic chromosome A1, carGib1.2-hapl.c, whole genome shotgun sequence genomic DNA includes:
- the zgc:64002 gene encoding nicotinamide N-methyltransferase has product MSELTTFTEGEFYEGHFDSRAYVKNFYSCPRGHADEKDFLTFVLKCLSGVFSAGEHKGKLLIDVGSGPSIHSVISACDHYDEIVLSDFANDNRREIEKWLNNLEGSLDWKPILQHVCELEGKSPSDLEATLKQRVKKVLKCDVRLENPFSPHTLEPADCVTTSLCLEAACKDIQTYCHALHGLTKLLRPGGLLVMIGVLGESFYKVNDKRFSCLRLSQDNIEEALRGLGLSILEFNLLPAEDREGNSVSDFEAVFHLVARKPSE; this is encoded by the exons ATGAGTGAATTGACGACCTTCACAGAGGGAGAGTTCTATGAGGGGCATTTTGACTCGCGAGCGTATGTGAAGAATTTTTATTCCTGCCCTCGCGGTCACGCTGACGAGAAGGACTTCCTTACTTTCGTTTTGAAATGCCTTAGTGGAGTTTTCTCAGCGG gagaACATAAAGGCAAGCTGCTGATCGATGTGGGCAGTGGACCCTCGATCCACTCCGTCATCAGCGCCTGCGACCATTATGACGAGATCGTGCTCTCTGATTTCGCAAATGACAATCGTAGAGAAATTGAAAAATGGCTGAATAATCTAGAAGGCAGTTTAGATTGGAAACCTATATTGCAGCACGTTTGTGAACTGGAGGGCAAAAG CCCGTCCGATTTGGAGGCTACACTGAAGCAACGAGTCAAGAAAGTTTTAAAATGTGATGTCCGGTTGGAGAATCCATTCTCTCCACACACACTGGAACCAGCTGACTGTGTCACTACATCCCTGTGTCTGGAAGCAGCATGCAAAGACATTCAAACATACTGTCACGCTTTACATGGACTGACCAAACTTTTGCGTCCTGGTGGACTTTTGGTAATGATTGGTGTTCTGGGCGAAAGCTTCTACAAGGTAAATGATAAGCGCTTTTCTTGTCTTAGACTGAGTCAGGATAATATTGAGGAAGCACTCCGTGGTTTAGGCCTCTCAATCCTCGAGTTTAATTTACTGCCTGCAGAAGACAGAGAGGGCAACTCTGTGTCTGACTTTGAGGCAGTTTTTCATCTTGTAGCGAGAAAACCCTCTGAGTGA